The proteins below are encoded in one region of Metabacillus dongyingensis:
- a CDS encoding extracellular solute-binding protein, translated as MNKTVFIAGLLLIMLVLLGFSEAADSKQAQTSRNNDEVVNVYGPGGPLGPMKELAERFTEETGIKVNVTAGPEAKWIDKAKQDADIIYGGSEYMLRDLMLKYPGMIDEKKRIELYPRAAGILVRKGNPKNIRSLEDLTKNGVKIIDVNGAGQLGLWEDLAGRKGLIPGIDRNIAISVKSSAEAIEYWKSNSKYDAWITYESWHYRLKDETDLVQLPDEDKLYRGTPISLTNDSNNKKKAKMFIDYLKTEASHQVFQKWGWK; from the coding sequence ATGAACAAAACCGTTTTTATTGCTGGATTATTATTAATAATGCTAGTGCTGCTCGGGTTTTCGGAAGCTGCGGATTCAAAACAGGCGCAGACCAGCCGAAATAATGATGAAGTTGTAAACGTTTACGGACCAGGAGGACCTCTCGGGCCAATGAAAGAGCTGGCGGAACGGTTTACAGAGGAAACGGGAATAAAAGTGAATGTAACTGCTGGTCCAGAAGCAAAATGGATCGATAAAGCCAAACAGGATGCCGACATTATTTATGGAGGCTCCGAATATATGCTACGTGACCTTATGCTCAAATATCCCGGAATGATTGATGAGAAAAAACGTATAGAGCTGTATCCTAGAGCGGCAGGCATTTTAGTCAGAAAGGGAAACCCAAAGAACATTCGATCGTTGGAGGATTTAACGAAAAATGGCGTTAAAATCATTGATGTCAATGGTGCAGGCCAGCTTGGACTGTGGGAGGATTTGGCGGGAAGAAAAGGGCTTATTCCAGGAATTGACCGCAATATTGCCATTTCAGTGAAATCAAGCGCGGAAGCCATTGAGTACTGGAAATCTAATTCCAAATATGATGCTTGGATTACATACGAGTCTTGGCATTATCGGTTAAAAGACGAGACAGATTTGGTTCAGCTCCCTGATGAAGACAAACTGTATAGGGGAACACCTATTAGTTTGACGAATGATTCGAACAATAAGAAAAAAGCAAAAATGTTTATCGACTACTTAAAAACAGAAGCTTCACACCAAGTTTTTCAAAAATGGGGATGGAAATGA
- a CDS encoding streptogramin B lyase Vgb(B), translated as MKFDIREFNLSIPDSGPYGIDSTLDGKVWFTQHKANKISCLDESGKVKEYKVPTPDAKVMCLTISSKGDIWFTENGANKIGRLTTSGIFIEYPLPQADSAPYGITEGSNGDIWFTQLSGNRIGKLTTEGDIHEYDLPNKGSFPSYITLGSDNALWFTENQNNAIGRITETGELTEYPLPTQAAGPVGITSGNDGALWFAEIVGNKIGRITTSGVISEYDIPTPNARPHAITKGKDSEIWFTEWGANKIGRITSDQTIHEYQIQTENAEPHGIAFGEDGSVWVALECNKIGKLNLSE; from the coding sequence ATGAAATTTGATATTAGAGAATTTAATTTATCAATTCCCGATTCAGGTCCGTACGGTATAGATTCAACACTAGACGGAAAGGTATGGTTTACACAACATAAAGCAAACAAAATCAGCTGTCTAGATGAAAGTGGTAAGGTAAAAGAGTATAAAGTTCCTACTCCAGATGCTAAAGTTATGTGTTTAACTATATCTTCCAAGGGCGACATATGGTTTACAGAGAATGGAGCCAATAAAATAGGAAGGCTTACAACATCAGGTATTTTTATTGAATACCCGCTGCCACAGGCGGATTCAGCTCCTTATGGAATAACTGAAGGCTCAAATGGCGATATTTGGTTTACCCAATTGAGCGGGAATCGTATAGGCAAATTGACCACTGAAGGTGATATTCATGAATATGATCTTCCAAATAAGGGTTCCTTTCCTTCTTATATTACTTTAGGTTCAGATAACGCACTATGGTTCACAGAAAACCAAAATAATGCTATTGGAAGAATAACTGAAACTGGAGAGTTAACTGAATACCCTCTGCCTACACAAGCAGCAGGGCCAGTGGGAATTACTAGTGGTAACGATGGTGCACTCTGGTTTGCCGAAATTGTGGGCAACAAAATAGGTCGCATTACTACTTCTGGGGTGATTAGCGAATATGATATTCCAACTCCAAACGCACGCCCACACGCAATAACCAAGGGAAAAGATTCCGAAATATGGTTCACTGAATGGGGTGCAAATAAAATCGGCAGAATCACAAGTGACCAAACGATTCATGAATATCAAATTCAAACAGAAAATGCAGAGCCGCATGGTATTGCATTTGGGGAAGACGGTTCCGTATGGGTTGCGTTAGAATGCAACAAAATTGGTAAACTGAATTTGAGTGAATGA
- a CDS encoding AraC family transcriptional regulator: MYLVKESVSRLNQHLVLTGQGASFRINYWGVDSQLTYNPVHRHSSFEVCYVLNGEGTYIDDGNIYSLYPGTLFYSRPGITHQILSEKGLFLLFVCFEVDERRSSREYIKHYLSLAQQDHVLIHNGDNSSTATLWKTLLVPIQEQWAVSSDTLPNLAHTLLVSFLNLFLNHKDTYKNNMNLPHFILQQAKKFIIDNLEKELSLEMVAQYLNVSTRHLSRLFSTGIHENFITFIRKERVKQAAYLLKSTNLPIKEIAEATGFGSVHYFTRVFQKETGLPPGRFRKTTN; the protein is encoded by the coding sequence ATGTATCTTGTAAAGGAAAGTGTTAGCCGATTAAATCAACATTTAGTATTAACTGGACAGGGAGCATCTTTTCGTATTAATTATTGGGGAGTCGATTCACAATTGACATACAACCCGGTCCATCGGCATTCATCGTTTGAGGTTTGTTATGTTCTAAATGGGGAGGGAACATATATAGACGATGGGAATATCTATTCTCTCTATCCAGGTACCTTGTTTTATTCACGACCAGGCATCACACATCAAATATTAAGTGAAAAGGGTCTTTTCTTGTTATTTGTTTGTTTTGAGGTTGACGAGAGGCGTTCATCAAGAGAATATATAAAGCATTATCTTTCACTGGCACAGCAGGATCATGTTTTGATTCATAATGGAGATAATTCTTCTACTGCAACTCTTTGGAAAACACTCCTCGTACCCATTCAAGAGCAATGGGCAGTATCGTCTGACACATTGCCAAACTTAGCTCATACTCTGCTGGTCTCCTTTCTTAACTTGTTTCTTAATCATAAAGATACCTATAAAAATAACATGAATCTTCCACATTTTATCTTGCAGCAGGCAAAAAAATTTATAATTGACAATTTGGAAAAAGAATTGTCATTAGAAATGGTTGCTCAATATCTTAACGTTTCAACTAGACACCTGTCCCGGTTATTTTCTACAGGAATACATGAGAACTTTATTACATTTATTCGAAAGGAGCGTGTCAAACAAGCTGCTTATCTATTAAAATCGACAAACCTTCCAATAAAAGAAATTGCAGAAGCGACAGGATTTGGAAGTGTCCATTATTTTACAAGAGTTTTTCAAAAGGAAACAGGGCTCCCGCCTGGACGATTCCGAAAAACAACCAACTAG
- a CDS encoding RNA polymerase sigma factor: MKNKRDDELMRLVKKKHRPALEELYDRYIKLVYSFGFKFTNGNEDKTKEIVQLVFLKLWTTKSSYDPLKGSFTNWLLTVTRNVCVDYIRKDSIHAQNNRQMDPSWSIEIADPSNEIEKRLIFSEVAKAKSKLNMSQKRLIDLLYWKGYSLTEIAKIENEPVGTVKSRLHQSLKQLKKHLEMGDL, encoded by the coding sequence TTGAAGAACAAACGTGATGACGAATTAATGAGATTAGTGAAAAAAAAGCATCGTCCTGCTCTAGAAGAACTTTATGATCGCTACATTAAATTAGTCTATAGCTTTGGATTTAAATTTACAAACGGCAATGAAGATAAAACGAAAGAAATTGTCCAGTTAGTATTTTTAAAGCTTTGGACGACAAAAAGCAGCTATGACCCATTAAAAGGCAGTTTTACGAATTGGCTTCTGACGGTTACCCGTAATGTTTGCGTTGATTATATCCGGAAAGACAGTATTCATGCCCAAAACAACCGACAAATGGATCCAAGTTGGTCAATTGAAATAGCAGATCCGAGCAATGAAATTGAGAAAAGGCTGATTTTCAGTGAAGTGGCCAAGGCAAAAAGCAAATTAAATATGTCGCAAAAAAGATTGATCGATTTACTATACTGGAAAGGCTATTCTCTAACAGAAATTGCTAAGATCGAAAACGAACCGGTAGGAACCGTTAAGAGCAGGCTTCATCAATCTCTCAAACAATTAAAGAAGCATTTGGAAATGGGGGATTTATAA
- a CDS encoding Gfo/Idh/MocA family protein, whose amino-acid sequence MEKVKVGIIGCGNISDIYFKNCSSYKSLEVIACADLDVEKAKQKAKLYNIKRAYHVDEILSDTEVQMIINLTIPAAHAEVCIASLEAGKHVYVEKPLAVSLEDGKKMLDLAEKKGLLLGGAPDTFLGGGLQTCRKLIDDGEIGKPVAATAFMMCHGHESWHPNPDFYYQQGGGPMFDMGPYYLTALVSLIGPVRRVTGSTSTSFLERETKDGRKIPVEVPTHVSGVLDFENGAVGTIITSFDVWGANLPFIEIYGETGTMSVPDPNTFGGPVRIKKQGETEWKEYSLTHNYTGNSRGIGVAEMADSIKSGSQHRASGQLTYHVLDIMHGFHLSSINGTHYLPFFKPERPKSLEPNTEF is encoded by the coding sequence ATGGAAAAAGTGAAAGTCGGTATTATCGGATGCGGAAATATTAGTGATATTTATTTCAAAAACTGCTCAAGCTATAAGTCATTGGAAGTTATCGCTTGTGCGGATCTTGATGTTGAAAAAGCGAAACAAAAAGCAAAGTTATATAACATAAAAAGAGCGTATCATGTTGATGAGATATTATCAGATACAGAAGTTCAAATGATCATTAACTTAACCATACCTGCGGCACACGCAGAGGTTTGTATAGCGTCACTTGAGGCAGGAAAACACGTATATGTGGAGAAACCTCTTGCGGTATCCCTTGAAGATGGTAAAAAAATGCTTGATTTGGCTGAGAAAAAAGGGTTACTGCTTGGCGGCGCACCAGACACATTCTTAGGGGGCGGTCTGCAAACCTGCCGAAAATTAATAGATGATGGAGAGATTGGTAAACCAGTTGCAGCTACTGCTTTTATGATGTGCCACGGCCATGAAAGCTGGCATCCGAATCCTGATTTTTATTATCAGCAAGGCGGTGGTCCTATGTTTGATATGGGTCCCTATTATTTAACTGCGCTTGTCTCATTGATTGGTCCTGTTAGAAGAGTTACAGGATCAACAAGCACTTCATTTCTGGAAAGAGAAACAAAGGATGGACGAAAAATACCTGTAGAGGTTCCAACACATGTATCCGGAGTCCTTGATTTTGAAAATGGGGCTGTGGGGACTATTATTACAAGTTTCGACGTATGGGGAGCAAATCTGCCGTTTATTGAGATATACGGCGAAACAGGAACAATGAGTGTTCCAGATCCCAATACGTTTGGCGGCCCTGTAAGAATAAAGAAACAGGGAGAAACAGAATGGAAAGAGTATTCACTTACGCACAATTATACAGGAAATAGCAGAGGCATTGGGGTAGCTGAAATGGCAGATTCTATTAAAAGCGGCAGTCAGCATAGAGCAAGCGGCCAATTAACCTATCATGTACTTGATATCATGCACGGATTTCATCTTTCTTCAATCAATGGTACGCATTATTTACCGTTTTTTAAACCCGAAAGACCTAAATCATTAGAACCGAACACAGAATTTTAA
- a CDS encoding protein adenylyltransferase SelO, with amino-acid sequence MTNKKEKKTGWNFDNSYANLPKSFFASVNLNPVSSPKLIIFNEPLAASLGLNIQAQKSEDGVATLAGNEIPEGALPLAQAYAGHQFGHFTMLGDGRAMLLGEQITPHGERVDIQLKGSGRTPYSRGGDGRASLGPMLREYIISEAMHALDIPTTRSLAVVTTGEPVIRETELPGAILTRVAASHLRFGTFQYISKWGSVEELRALADYALKRHFPDADKDESRYLSLLREVIKRHAMLIAKWQLAGFIHGVMNTDNMTISGETIDYGPCAFMDAYDPETVFSSIDIQGRYAYGNQPYIAGWNLARFAETLLPLLHADQEDAVQLAQDEISNFIELYQRNWLAGMRRKLGLFNEEIQDEALINDLLKLMQKHRADYTNTFLALTFDNAEGTMLFGTKEFADWHKQWQDRLGRQEEPKTISQQLMRRNNPAVIPRNHRVEEALDAAVKQGDYSVMERLLGVLSSPYAHSPEQADYCTLPPESSSPYKTFCGT; translated from the coding sequence ATGACAAATAAAAAAGAAAAAAAAACAGGATGGAACTTCGACAACAGTTACGCCAATCTGCCGAAATCATTTTTTGCCAGCGTAAATCTTAACCCTGTAAGTTCACCGAAATTGATTATTTTTAATGAACCTTTGGCAGCATCGCTTGGGTTAAACATACAGGCGCAAAAAAGCGAAGATGGAGTAGCGACGCTTGCCGGCAACGAGATTCCTGAAGGTGCTTTGCCTCTGGCTCAAGCTTATGCAGGGCATCAATTCGGCCACTTTACCATGTTAGGGGACGGACGGGCCATGCTGCTTGGTGAGCAAATCACTCCCCATGGTGAGCGGGTTGATATTCAGTTAAAGGGGTCAGGCAGAACACCATATTCCCGCGGTGGCGATGGACGGGCTTCACTTGGACCTATGCTGCGAGAATACATCATAAGCGAAGCCATGCATGCGCTGGATATTCCTACCACTCGCAGCCTGGCAGTGGTGACAACCGGTGAACCGGTAATTCGCGAAACTGAGTTGCCTGGTGCGATTTTGACCCGAGTGGCTGCCAGTCACTTGCGCTTCGGAACATTTCAATATATTTCAAAATGGGGATCAGTCGAAGAACTCCGGGCCCTTGCTGATTATGCACTTAAGCGTCATTTTCCAGACGCTGATAAGGACGAGAGCAGATATCTTTCTCTGCTTCGGGAAGTAATTAAGCGTCATGCCATGCTGATTGCCAAGTGGCAGCTGGCTGGCTTTATTCACGGAGTGATGAACACAGACAACATGACCATAAGCGGAGAAACCATTGATTATGGTCCTTGCGCTTTCATGGATGCCTATGACCCGGAAACGGTATTCAGTTCCATTGACATTCAAGGCAGGTATGCCTATGGAAATCAGCCGTATATTGCCGGGTGGAACCTTGCTAGATTTGCGGAAACCTTATTGCCGCTGCTGCATGCCGATCAGGAGGATGCCGTCCAGCTTGCGCAGGACGAAATTTCAAATTTTATTGAGCTGTACCAACGAAATTGGCTTGCAGGAATGAGAAGGAAACTGGGATTATTTAATGAAGAGATTCAGGATGAAGCCCTTATAAACGACCTCCTGAAGCTGATGCAGAAGCATCGCGCTGACTATACCAATACATTCCTTGCATTAACTTTTGATAATGCGGAGGGTACGATGCTGTTTGGCACTAAAGAATTTGCTGATTGGCATAAGCAGTGGCAGGATAGACTTGGAAGGCAGGAAGAACCAAAAACCATCTCGCAGCAATTAATGCGCAGAAACAATCCTGCAGTGATCCCCCGCAACCATCGAGTAGAAGAGGCATTAGATGCTGCTGTAAAACAAGGAGACTACAGTGTGATGGAGAGGCTTCTAGGTGTACTTTCCAGCCCGTACGCGCACTCTCCGGAACAGGCCGATTACTGCACACTTCCGCCGGAATCATCAAGTCCCTACAAAACTTTTTGCGGTACTTGA
- a CDS encoding anti-sigma factor — protein sequence MVRECENLLSFIADELDAKEKRKFEEHLQRCLECSREYEHMTEAWNSLHWDFEEKEVPASLKVDVMDFVFESEKKNVNKSIRAKLEEWGSFFQRQFTPISAVIVLVFMCLSIGQSISNVKLKNELVSEENLKYAPIEVLSTLSLQSANQANSNVRGHASILQQGEDKRLVVQVNNLPRLEGSEVYQVWLLKNGKRENAGIFKPDESGAGVLTYQLVQNSDFDQIGITVEPDQYSTQPRGKKIVGSS from the coding sequence ATGGTCAGAGAATGTGAAAACCTGCTTTCTTTTATAGCGGATGAATTGGATGCAAAAGAAAAAAGAAAATTTGAAGAGCATTTACAGCGTTGTCTTGAATGCTCAAGGGAGTATGAACACATGACAGAAGCCTGGAATTCATTACATTGGGACTTTGAAGAAAAAGAAGTACCTGCATCCTTAAAGGTGGACGTAATGGATTTTGTGTTCGAGAGTGAAAAAAAGAATGTTAATAAGTCAATCCGAGCAAAGCTGGAAGAATGGGGCAGCTTTTTTCAAAGGCAGTTTACCCCCATATCTGCTGTTATAGTGCTAGTCTTTATGTGCCTGTCTATCGGTCAGTCAATTTCAAATGTAAAATTGAAAAATGAACTTGTGAGTGAAGAAAACTTAAAATACGCTCCAATTGAAGTTTTGTCAACACTTTCTTTACAGAGCGCCAATCAAGCGAACAGCAACGTGAGGGGCCATGCATCTATTTTGCAGCAGGGCGAAGACAAGAGGCTGGTTGTACAAGTCAATAATTTGCCTAGGTTAGAAGGATCGGAAGTATACCAGGTGTGGCTGTTAAAAAATGGCAAGCGGGAGAATGCCGGGATTTTCAAGCCGGATGAAAGCGGGGCCGGAGTGTTAACCTACCAGCTTGTACAAAACTCCGATTTTGATCAAATCGGTATTACCGTCGAACCTGACCAATACAGCACCCAGCCAAGAGGCAAAAAGATTGTGGGATCGTCGTGA
- a CDS encoding ROK family protein — MSLKAFVQDYLEEIKSKEVKKNISGEEIIHLAMNDDPAAFSVYSRFVHFISIGLANITHLLNPEAIIIGGGITEKADRLIIDINKNLKKEVMEYYGHDLLVLPSMLGNDAGLYGACYNMINKLNMVYKY; from the coding sequence ATCAGCCTCAAAGCTTTCGTCCAAGACTATCTAGAAGAAATTAAGAGTAAAGAGGTAAAAAAGAACATATCAGGGGAAGAAATTATTCATCTGGCTATGAATGATGATCCTGCAGCTTTTTCCGTTTACAGCCGATTTGTTCACTTTATTAGCATAGGCCTTGCAAACATCACTCACCTGCTTAATCCAGAAGCCATTATTATTGGCGGCGGAATAACAGAAAAAGCTGACCGTTTAATAATAGATATTAATAAAAATTTAAAAAAGGAAGTAATGGAGTACTACGGACATGATTTGTTAGTTCTTCCATCTATGCTGGGAAATGATGCGGGTTTATATGGTGCATGCTACAATATGATTAACAAGCTAAACATGGTGTATAAATATTAA
- a CDS encoding ThuA domain-containing protein, protein MKPLKMRHCLNHELFARLCLLVLVKMLVILPVFLLPYICLKTIQREVKDKMKKALIVSGGWSGHKPKEISEILAAYLREKEFEVEITTSLDTLLDEEKLMELNLIVPNWTMGDITQEQLQSLLNTIKSGVGLAGLHGGMGDAFRNAADYQFMVGGQFVAHPGGDAVEYTVQVDPAHPVTKGMKDFTVKSELYYMHVDPVIDVLAYTNTEQVKMPVAWTKQYGEGRVFYCALGHSIDLVERPEMKKMMSQGMAWAAK, encoded by the coding sequence ATGAAACCATTAAAAATGAGGCATTGCCTCAATCATGAGCTGTTTGCGAGATTGTGCCTGCTGGTCTTGGTGAAAATGTTGGTGATTTTGCCAGTCTTTCTGTTGCCTTACATCTGCTTGAAAACAATACAAAGGGAAGTGAAGGATAAAATGAAAAAAGCGCTAATTGTATCCGGTGGCTGGAGTGGACACAAGCCGAAAGAAATCTCAGAGATTCTTGCAGCCTATTTAAGAGAAAAAGAGTTTGAAGTTGAAATAACAACTTCTTTAGACACTCTTTTAGATGAAGAAAAGTTAATGGAATTAAATCTTATCGTTCCAAATTGGACGATGGGTGACATAACCCAAGAACAGCTTCAATCTTTATTAAACACTATCAAAAGTGGTGTGGGACTAGCTGGGCTGCATGGCGGAATGGGGGATGCATTCCGAAATGCAGCAGATTATCAATTTATGGTTGGAGGACAATTTGTAGCACATCCAGGCGGGGACGCTGTGGAGTATACCGTGCAAGTGGATCCGGCTCACCCTGTTACAAAAGGAATGAAGGATTTCACCGTAAAATCCGAGCTGTATTATATGCATGTTGACCCTGTAATCGATGTTTTAGCCTATACAAACACGGAACAGGTAAAGATGCCAGTTGCATGGACGAAACAATATGGAGAAGGACGAGTCTTCTATTGTGCATTGGGGCATTCTATCGATCTTGTGGAGCGTCCGGAAATGAAGAAGATGATGAGTCAAGGAATGGCTTGGGCTGCAAAATAA
- a CDS encoding phytanoyl-CoA dioxygenase family protein, with the protein MIQSSDVDFYKDQGYLLVKGVFNQQEVEEMRTGVDNIIQRAVHANKDHNATWDGDYLPKEKLKRLVLKGFHNIHYHDHVFLRALTHPNMRAVLKQIIGPNVQLHHSKMLVKPPENGAAFPMHQDYPYFPHENHTMLAASVHLDNSNEENGCLRVIPESHKQGVLPHIGSHYLNQKEYPISEGTLCPAEAGDVLFFNYLTIHGSDVNKSNRTRRNILFQYRDASDFPTSNDHFDWGMGLMVNGENPHFERVTPKYKIV; encoded by the coding sequence ATGATTCAATCTAGTGATGTAGATTTTTACAAAGATCAGGGGTATTTGTTGGTAAAAGGAGTATTCAATCAGCAGGAAGTTGAAGAAATGCGTACTGGTGTCGATAATATCATCCAGCGGGCAGTACACGCGAATAAGGATCATAATGCCACATGGGATGGTGACTATTTACCAAAGGAAAAATTGAAAAGACTAGTATTAAAAGGTTTTCATAATATTCACTATCATGATCATGTATTTTTAAGAGCGTTGACTCATCCGAATATGCGTGCTGTATTGAAACAGATAATCGGACCGAATGTGCAGCTTCATCATTCAAAAATGCTTGTAAAACCGCCTGAAAATGGTGCCGCTTTCCCTATGCACCAAGATTATCCCTACTTTCCGCACGAAAACCATACCATGTTAGCGGCAAGTGTCCATTTAGATAACAGCAATGAAGAAAACGGTTGTCTGCGTGTCATTCCTGAATCACATAAACAAGGGGTCCTTCCGCATATAGGAAGTCATTATTTAAATCAAAAGGAATACCCGATTTCAGAAGGAACATTATGTCCAGCTGAAGCAGGCGATGTGTTGTTTTTTAATTACTTAACCATTCACGGTTCGGATGTTAACAAAAGTAATCGCACGAGAAGAAATATCCTTTTCCAATACCGGGATGCATCCGATTTCCCGACAAGCAATGATCATTTTGACTGGGGTATGGGACTGATGGTAAATGGTGAAAATCCCCATTTTGAAAGGGTAACCCCAAAATATAAAATTGTGTAA
- a CDS encoding VOC family protein, whose translation MFPGTLYETHVQTKNLETAIEFYKKLGLDLAHYIEERRAAFFWFDKNKKREQMLGVWEVSEENFHKSHFAFKISYEDIILAREWLLEKSISPRPAFGLEPSEPMVHTWTPSANLYFYDPDGNSLEFLCLLPKKKNVERDVMYLSEWENIRSDG comes from the coding sequence ATGTTTCCAGGAACTCTATATGAAACACATGTTCAAACAAAAAATTTAGAAACAGCAATAGAATTCTATAAGAAACTAGGATTAGATCTAGCCCATTATATTGAAGAGCGCCGTGCAGCATTCTTTTGGTTTGATAAAAATAAAAAGAGAGAACAGATGCTTGGCGTTTGGGAGGTTTCAGAAGAAAATTTTCATAAAAGCCACTTTGCATTTAAGATTAGCTATGAGGATATCATACTTGCCAGAGAATGGCTTCTTGAAAAAAGTATTAGTCCAAGGCCAGCTTTTGGGCTGGAACCCTCTGAACCCATGGTTCATACTTGGACACCTTCTGCTAACCTCTACTTTTATGATCCAGACGGAAATTCTTTAGAATTTCTTTGTTTACTTCCCAAAAAGAAGAATGTGGAACGAGATGTCATGTATTTAAGTGAATGGGAAAATATCAGAAGTGATGGATAG
- a CDS encoding VOC family protein — translation MNNPILNQIGTVFIPVSSIEQARDWYCDILGLQADGDIQFGHIYVIPLNGTGIVLDSKIYSEHNIIKTPLFHFNTENIEEAYTFMKKKNIDVITEIEHNHYFNFKDPDGNHLMICKC, via the coding sequence TTGAATAACCCTATTTTAAATCAAATCGGAACAGTCTTTATTCCAGTGAGCAGCATAGAACAAGCACGAGATTGGTATTGTGATATTTTAGGTTTACAAGCAGATGGAGACATTCAATTTGGTCATATTTACGTTATACCTCTGAATGGTACGGGGATTGTTTTAGACAGCAAGATTTATTCAGAACATAACATTATAAAAACCCCCTTATTTCATTTCAATACAGAAAATATTGAGGAAGCATATACTTTTATGAAGAAAAAGAACATTGATGTGATTACTGAAATAGAACATAATCACTATTTTAATTTTAAAGACCCTGATGGAAATCATCTGATGATTTGTAAGTGTTAA
- a CDS encoding sugar phosphate isomerase/epimerase family protein, translating into MGKLGLQMFSVWREAEKDFLQTLSKVAVLGYEGVQFAGFYNTPVQDLKRAMDHNGLKSAGAHVNIKQLINGEFEKTAEYHEFIGNKLIICPGLPEEMRKNADDYKKAAELFNQIGEKCKNLGFTFGYHNHEFEFDVFDGKTGFDLLFENVDPSLVKIELDGFWAAFSGYDPVKILSDYQNQCVTLHLKDMKIADGKKVSTEIGNGELDILEFLQTGTKFGVEWFIVEQEEFEIDPFEALRINSERVNEMIDLISKNKSYQ; encoded by the coding sequence ATGGGGAAATTAGGATTACAAATGTTTTCGGTCTGGAGAGAAGCAGAAAAAGATTTTTTGCAAACATTATCAAAGGTCGCTGTATTAGGGTATGAAGGCGTTCAGTTTGCAGGTTTTTATAATACGCCCGTTCAGGATCTGAAAAGAGCGATGGATCATAATGGACTTAAAAGTGCAGGTGCTCACGTCAATATTAAACAGTTAATAAATGGTGAATTTGAAAAGACTGCAGAATATCATGAATTTATTGGTAATAAGCTTATTATCTGTCCTGGTCTTCCAGAAGAAATGAGAAAGAATGCTGATGACTATAAGAAAGCGGCAGAATTATTTAATCAGATAGGGGAAAAGTGCAAGAACTTGGGATTTACTTTTGGATACCATAACCATGAATTTGAATTTGACGTTTTTGATGGAAAAACAGGATTTGACCTATTATTTGAGAATGTAGATCCTTCTCTCGTGAAAATCGAGCTGGACGGCTTTTGGGCAGCCTTTTCAGGATATGATCCTGTTAAAATTCTTTCAGACTATCAAAATCAGTGTGTAACATTGCATTTGAAAGACATGAAAATCGCAGATGGAAAGAAGGTAAGTACGGAAATTGGGAACGGAGAATTAGACATTCTTGAATTCCTGCAAACTGGAACAAAATTCGGTGTCGAATGGTTTATCGTGGAACAAGAAGAATTTGAAATAGATCCGTTTGAAGCCTTGAGAATAAATTCAGAAAGAGTAAATGAAATGATAGATTTGATCAGTAAAAACAAAAGCTATCAGTAA